A single window of Leishmania panamensis strain MHOM/PA/94/PSC-1 chromosome 35 sequence DNA harbors:
- a CDS encoding hypothetical protein (TriTrypDB/GeneDB-style sysID: LpmP.35.0660), with product MPWYLSTFRAGFCAIYAYFGYTQVRWLVEAEDRYHRSSTWKPAVGTIFDHKVVMTRGGSSYVQYKFSVDGVEYIGDRFRSGGIHKEEMVSNPTLLGAGTQLVVYYNPADPSESAIKLQPDRAAESVFVIGSLLSFLIAFRAVRCETILPNMFYRFLGVNRRVGGISGLRQARLHSRQRMKYGKHSGTL from the coding sequence CCTTCCGCGCAGGCTTCTGCGCTATTTATGCATACTTTGGGTATACCCAGGTTCGCTGGTTGGTGGAGGCCGAGGATCGCTATCATCGCTCGAGCACATGGAAACCTGCTGTCGGAACGATTTTTGACCACAAGGTGGTCATGACCCGTGGCGGCTCGAGCTACGTGCAGTATAAGTTCAGCGTCGATGGAGTCGAATACATCGGTGACCGCTTCCGTAGCGGCGGGATCCacaaggaggagatggtgtCGAACCCGACCCTGCTCGGCGCCGGCACGCAGCTGGTCGTCTACTACAACCCCGCCGACCCCTCTGAGAGCGCCATCAAGCTTCAGCCAGACCGCGCCGCGGAGTCGGTGTTCGTCATCGGCTCCCTCCTTTCGTTCCTCATCGCCTTTCGCGCGGTGCGCTGCGAGACCATCTTGCCGAACATGTTCTACCGCTTCCTGGGAGTGAACCGGCGCGTTGGCGGGATTTCAGGACTTCGACAGGCTCGCCTGCACTCGAGGCAGCGCATGAAGTACGGCAAACACTCTGGTACCCTCTAG
- a CDS encoding ribonuclease H, putative (TriTrypDB/GeneDB-style sysID: LpmP.35.0670) — MTDTPSALSARASARLSGARRPRTSLVEFCVQDIMESLSVGEDYLILGIDEAGRGPVIGPMVYTGAVISLGEHDDLVRLCHVADSKILDERHRLASLQQLRQLKTFRSFTVCVSPEEISNTMTGRSGRNLNTLSHETAVHIISEATLVSAGKLCAAYVDTVGPPDTYQTRLAGRFPHLRVTVAKKADSKFPIVSAASIVAKTTRDTAIQELGENIGSGYPSDPRAIAWLRSHVHRFFVFRHVYGFVRHSWGPVVQLANDSAVCVPVVFEQDLDEEAARRLERGGDGRQQKLSFAKPPPKRHMVYTHLLKLKYPTSLVE, encoded by the coding sequence ATGACGGATACGCCGTCTGCTCTCAGTGCGCGGGCGTCGGCGCGGCTCAGCGGTGCGAGACGCCCGCGCACGTCGCTGGTTGAGTTTTGCGTACAGGATATCATGGAGTCGCTTAGCGTGGGCGAAGATTACCTGATATTAGGCATTGATGAGGCAGGCCGAGGTCCCGTCATTGGCCCCATGGTGTACACCGGCGCCGTTATTTCGCTCGGTGAGCACGACGACCTTGTGCGGCTGTGTCACGTGGCGGACAGTAAGATACTCGATGAGCGACACCGGCTCGCctccctgcagcagctgcgccaactCAAGACGTTCCGCTCCTTCactgtgtgcgtctctcccGAAGAAATCTCGAACACTATGACAGGTCGCAGCGGCCGCAACTTGAATACACTGAGCCATGAGACGGCTGTCCACATTATCTCCGAGGCAACGCTGGTCTCCGCCGGCAAGCTCTGTGCAGCGTACGTAGACACTGTCGGTCCGCCCGATACGTATCAGACACGTCTGGCTGGCCGTTTTCCCCACCTACGCGTGACCGTTGCAAAGAAGGCCGACTCCAAGTTCCCAATTGTATCCGCGGCGTCTATCGTTGCCAAGACGACGCGAGACACTGCGATCCAGGAGCTTGGCGAGAACATAGGCAGCGGGTACCCCAGTGACCCCCGCGCGATAGCCTGGCTGCGGTCGCATGTACATcgctttttcgtttttcgACACGTCTACGGCTTTGTCCGGCACTCGTGGGGACCTGTCGTGCAGCTCGCGAACGACTCGGCGGTTTGCGTGCCGGTTGTGTTTGAACAGGATCTGgatgaggaggcggcgaggcggctcgagcgcggcggcgatggacgGCAGCAGAAGCTCAGCTTTGCAAAGCCTCCACCGAAGCGGCACATGGTGTACACTCACTTGCTGAAACTGAAGTATCCAACCAGCTTGGTGGAGTAG
- the TTA2 gene encoding GPI transamidase component Tta2, putative (TriTrypDB/GeneDB-style sysID: LpmP.35.0680), producing MTTPEVVRAARRLPIRTSVERLLLNAFVVFLVTFVVRATLFTFRYSVEPYIASPIIQHPSLVDVVGREASGAWHGTTQSAYVSGGGLQVERLMTPPPVHFSMSIATTEASTWREVVYWRERGFAKGTPYYLQGLALWYVRFIPAVLAKPPVTGLVLSAIDGLTAALISRWSSASSALLYGFFVLNPIMVLTTTSESITSFEMFLLTVTVDLCARRATSVVAYAGALICAFTLGSHFIAVPVVLLAPLGTPSYSIAFAVAAALTAGVGAYAVLYLYSTEASHRFASLYAPPDNGVMWYVRQLALPSFERCLELLMLQLASMLLIPAAVALPTGYFRQPSSSSAHQHLFTDGRIFLLLMAEGLSVLFRTQLTLPYCFLIILHFYSSLNPAATKTVTLKDQRVVTYSPYTRARLLVPIFIQLTSIPLEVSFYTGWVLRETANANWKFFSDVAFMVGATGFFVVWYAEVVEDAVLCEGDDDANLVACSVSQLKAHKAD from the coding sequence ATGACAACGCCAGAAGTTGTGAGGGCTGCGAGGCGACTACCCATACGCACATCGGTGGAGCGACTCCTGTTGAACGCGTTTGTCGTTTTCCTCGTAACTTTTGTCGTCCGCGCGACGCTCTTCACGTTCCGATACTCAGTGGAGCCGTACATCGCTTCCCCGATTATTCAACACCCATCGCTAGTGGACGttgtggggagggaggcctCCGGGGCATGGCATGGTACTACTCAATCTGCATACGTAAGTGGCGGTGGGTTGCAAGTGGAGCGACTcatgacgccgccgcctgtgcACTTTAGCATGTCGATCGCGACGACGGAGGCATCGACGTGGCGAGAGGTAGTGTACTGGCGCGAACGCGGCTTTGCGAAGGGAACACCCTACTATCTGCAGGGACTAGCCCTGTGGTACGTACGCTTCATTCCAGCTGTGCTGGCCAAGCCGCCGGTCACGGGGCTGGTGTTGAGTGCGATCGACGggctgacggcagcgcttATCTCACGTTGGTCCTCTGCGAGTTCCGCGCTGCTGTATGGATTTTTCGTGCTGAATCCTATCATGGTTCTCACCACCACTTCAGAGTCGATCACCTCCTTCGAGATGTTCCTGCTGACCGTCACAGTGGATCTCTGCGCTCGACGGGCCACGTCGGTAGTTGCGTACGCCGGTGCGCTCATTTGCGCCTTTACTCTGGGCAGTCACTTCATCGCTGTCCCTGTGGTTCTTCTCGCGCCGCTAGGCACACCGTCGTATTCTATTGCCttcgcggtggcggcagcgctgaccGCAGGTGTTGGGGCCTATGCAGTGCTTTATTTGTACTCTACGGAGGCGTCGCATCGCTTCGCGTCGCTCTATGCGCCACCCGACAACGGCGTCATGTGGTACGTGCGGCAActcgctcttccttcctttgAGCGCTGTCTCGAGCTCCTCATGTTGCAGTTAGCGTCGATGCTGCTCATTCCTGCAGCCGTCGCGCTTCCAACCGGATATTTTCGTCAGCCCTCGTCATCATCCGCGCACCAGCATCTCTTCACGGACGGACGTATCTTTCTTCTATTGATGGCCGAGGGCCTGTCGGTGCTCTTTCGCACTCAGCTTACTCTCCCGTACTGCTTCCTCATCATCTTACATTTTTACTCCTCCCTAAACCCTGCCGCGACCAAGACGGTGACGCTCAAGGACCAGCGAGTGGTGACGTACTCACCATACACGCGGGCTCGCCTTCTTGTGCCCATCTTTATCCAGCTGACAAGCATTCCTCTGGAGGTGAGCTTTTACACTGGgtgggtgctgcgcgagacgGCCAACGCGAACTGGAAGTTCTTCTCTGATGTCGCATTCATGGTCGGTGCCACAGGCTTCTTTGTGGTTTGGTACGCCGAGGTGGTCGAGGATGCAGTACTGTGTGAgggtgacgacgacgccaacTTGGTGGCTTGCTCCGTGTCGCAGTTGAAGGCTCATAAGGCTGACTGA
- a CDS encoding hypothetical protein (TriTrypDB/GeneDB-style sysID: LpmP.35.0690), which translates to MPRRGKTIFHAPFQFSRYWFIALVAVLLFLSLNGGSLAGTRVRDGNFRGDAGNNTAWGETSKAASAKGATPVSLQEACHTEMKLYCSDHPTSPLRCLVEQYSRTTKGNSNEPRRLTSVLYSDVCGLWLAARETCLNFVHQRGRELCRGTVLDARECLRQIPPLVLPHACVTSAYYESVRLVGKLRQHQNADARLRLLRETLA; encoded by the coding sequence ATGCCAAGACGTGGAAAAACCATCTTCCATGCACCGTTTCAGTTCTCTCGGTATTGGTTTATCGCCCtagtggcggtgctgcttttcctctccctcaatGGCGGCTCGCTCgccggcacacgcgtgcgcgaCGGCAACTTCAGAGGCGATGCAGGAAACAATACCGCCTGGGGAGAGACTTCAAAGGCGGCATCCGCTAAAGGTGCTACTCCGGTATCGCTTCAAGAGGCGTGCCACACAGAGATGAAGCTATACTGCAGCGACCACCCCACTTCCCCCCTGCGCTGTCTCGTGGAGCAGTACAGCCGCACTACCAAGGGCAATAGTAATGAGCCACGTCGACTGACGTCCGTGCTCTACTCAGACGTGTGCGGCTTGTGGTTAGCGGCGCGTGAGACGTGTCTCAACTTTGTGCATCAGCGCGGCCGAGAGCTCTGCAGGGGTACCGTGCTTGATGCGCGTGAGTGCCTACGGCAAATCCCACCGCTAGTGCTTCCGCACGCGTGCGTGACGAGCGCTTACTACGAAAGTGTGCGACTGGTTGGgaagctgcgccagcaccaAAACGCTGATGCTCGACTGCGCCTGCTTCGCGAGACGTTGGCATAG
- a CDS encoding hypothetical protein (TriTrypDB/GeneDB-style sysID: LpmP.35.0700) produces the protein MGDTASAVSPIVLSVLFLLWGTVQTLSLKWADTIHAPDGFTGPTGGYGGSHAVPFRLHYSFAHPFTQAFFMFCSEAFCLVIFVCLLVYKKSVVPRLHDKKRGGCAHPGELVEGKDYVLPRNPFLWLLPPGADVLASIVQNVGMTLTHASVYQMLRGSTVVWIAVISYFWLDYRFTKVELWGMGFVVLGLLLVGVSNLLERGTSFLSPSEERHNNQALGNLLILVAQILHAFQGVCEERLVRLYKVPPLQLVGTEGIYGAGMTLSLLAFLQLVPMAPWGHNLVAVEEFQAARGPSAIYTNVTWVKKLQPTLKVPYDDVVLAFAQIRKSWMCKLSVSAYVLSSFFFNACHMSVLKYVSATATVMLGSLRIVTVWLMCLLIPSIFEEHFNVVQFIGFVHLVLGNILFHRVAITQFDTILPACVIDFCPMLFRDAMKDRVEVVEMENRREDTLAEPLMGEVRPKAD, from the coding sequence ATGGGCGATACGGCGTCTGCAGTGTCTCCGATAGTTCTCTCGGTTCTCTTTCTTTTATGGGGCACCGTGCAGACGTTGAGCTTGAAATGGGCCGACACCATTCACGCGCCGGATGGTTTTACGGGCCCGACGGGTGGCTACGGTGGCTCTCACGCCGTGCCTTTTCGGCTGCACTACTCCTTCGCCCACCCGTTCACGCAAGCCTTCTTCATGTTCTGCTCAGAAGCGTTCTGCCTCGTTATCTTTGTTTGCCTTCTGGTGTATAAGAAGTCTGTGGTGCCCCGCCTGCACGACAAGAAGAGGGGTGGTTGTGCCCACCCAGGCGAACTGGTGGAGGGCAAAGACTACGTACTACCGCGCAATCCGTTTCTCTGGTTGTTACCGCCTGGCGCCGATGTTTTGGCGAGCATCGTACAGAACGTTGGCATGACGCTCACGCACGCTTCTGTGTACCAGATGCTGCGCGGTTCCACCGTGGTGTGGATCGCCGTCATCTCGTACTTCTGGTTAGACTACCGCTTCACGAAGGTGGAGCTGTGGGGGATGGGTTTCGTCGTGCTGGGTCTCCTCTTGGTAGGGGTTAGCAACCTTCTGGAACGCGGTACCAGCTTTTTGAGCCCCTCGGAAGAGCGGCATAATAATCAAGCGCTGGGCAacctcctcatcctcgtgGCGCAGATTCTGCACGCCTTCCAAGGCGTGTGTGAGGAGCGACTGGTCCGCCTCTACAAGgttccaccgctgcagctggtgggTACGGAGGGCATCTACGGTGCCGGCATGACGCTCAGTCTACTGGCCTTCTTGCAGCTGGTGCCAATGGCCCCCTGGGGCCACAACTTGGTGGCCGTCGAGGAGTTCCAGGCTGCCAGAGGACCTAGCGCTATATACACCAACGTTACATGGgtgaagaagctgcagccGACGCTGAAGGTGCCGTACGATGATGTCGTCCTCGCATTTGCGCAGATTCGAAAGTCGTGGATGTGCAAGTTGTCTGTCTCCGCCTATGTCCTTTCCAGCTTCTTCTTCAACGCCTGCCACATGAGCGTTCTGAAGTACGTCTCTGCGACGGCCACTGTTATGCTTGGCTCCCTCCGAATCGTGACGGTGTGGCTGATGTGCCTTCTCATCCCATCCATCTTCGAGGAGCACTTCAACGTGGTGCAGTTCATTGGGTTTGTGCATCTTGTGCTCGGCAACATACTGTTTCACCGAGTCGCGATCACGCAATTTGATACCATTCTG